In Zingiber officinale cultivar Zhangliang chromosome 1A, Zo_v1.1, whole genome shotgun sequence, a genomic segment contains:
- the LOC121999428 gene encoding scopoletin glucosyltransferase-like codes for MSSVADAADRRPLRLFFIPYFASGHLIPLVDIARFLSARGVDSTILVTPCNAALVRATVDAAAAAGLRIQLLEYPFPFAESGLPAGVENISALPPSECHKIDSAIAFTRATLERLFGLHHPDAVVADGHFHWTIDIARELGIPRITFAAVGTLAYCVSHSVLTNQPFKDVIRDDERVPIPDLPHPLLLARSELPDFLVQDTVFGSLIEEVFEADKASLGLIINSFTEFEGIYLDYFRRVFGMKTWFVGPIALKDSESRSVGVRGGGVDPAAVGNRARCLSWLREQKPSSVVYACFGSWSQFSGEQLREMALGLEAAGHPFLWVVREADGTEWMPHGFEQRVKGCGLVLRGWAPQVELLSHAAVGAFVTHCGWNSILEGVSAGLPMVTWPIGTEQFINEKLVVERFRVGVKASDSIRSAIDLNRTIVKATELAKAIGSIMDAGEAAEGTRRRARELAEKARAAVAKGGSTDKGLNDLIEDIYVWYDDNKKSAAGKAVDI; via the coding sequence ATGAGTTCCGTCGCCGACGCCGCCGATCGGAGGCCACTCCGTCTCTTCTTCATTCCCTACTTTGCCTCAGGCCACCTGATCCCTTTGGTCGACATTGCCCGCTTCCTTTCTGCCCGCGGAGTTGATTCCACCATCCTAGTCACCCCCTGCAACGCCGCCCTCGTCCGGGCCACCGTCGACGCCGCAGCCGCCGCTGGCCTCCGGATCCAGCTACTCGAATACCCCTTCCCGTTCGCGGAGTCCGGCCTCCCTGCGGGTGTAGAGAACATCAGCGCACTGCCCCCCTCTGAGTGCCACAAGATCGACTCCGCCATCGCCTTCACCCGCGCCACCCTCGAACGCCTGTTCGGCCTCCACCATCCTGATGCCGTTGTCGCCGACGGCCATTTCCACTGGACTATAGATATCGCTCGCGAACTCGGCATCCCGCGCATCACGTTCGCCGCGGTGGGGACCCTGGCGTACTGCGTCTCGCATTCTGTATTGACGAACCAGCCGTTCAAGGACGTCATCCGCGACGACGAGCGCGTTCCCATCCCGGACCTCCCTCACCCATTGTTACTAGCGCGATCTGAGCTCCCCGACTTCCTCGTCCAGGATACTGTCTTCGGTAGCCTCATCGAAGAAGTTTTCGAAGCAGACAAAGCAAGCCTCGGCCTCATCATCAACAGCTTTACAGAGTTTGAGGGGATCTACCTAGATTACTTCCGACGAGTGTTCGGCATGAAGACCTGGTTCGTGGGCCCTATCGCCTTGAAGGATTCTGAATCTCGCAGCGTCGGGGTCCGAGGTGGCGGCGTCGACCCTGCCGCCGTCGGGAACAGAGCACGTTGCCTCTCGTGGCTCAGGGAGCAGAAGCCGAGTTCGGTGGTGTACGCCTGCTTCGGTAGCTGGAGCCAGTTCTCGGGCGAGCAACTCAGGGAGATGGCGCTTGGGCTAGAGGCTGCCGGCCACCCGTTCTTGTGGGTGGTGCGAGAGGCGGACGGGACCGAATGGATGCCGCATGGATTCGAGCAGCGGGTGAAAGGGTGCGGGCTTGTTCTTCGGGGTTGGGCCCCGCAGGTAGAGCTGCTCAGCCACGCCGCCGTCGGCGCGTTCGTGACCCACTGCGGGTGGAACTCGATTCTGGAGGGCGTCTCCGCCGGGTTGCCGATGGTGACGTGGCCGATCGGGACGGAGCAGTTTATAAACGAGAAGCTGGTGGTGGAGCGATTCCGCGTGGGCGTCAAAGCGTCAGACAGCATAAGGAGCGCGATTGATCTAAATCGGACGATCGTGAAGGCAACGGAGCTGGCAAAGGCGATTGGGAGCATAATGGACGCTGGGGAGGCGGCCGAGGGAACGAGAAGGCGGGCGAGGGAGCTCGCGGAGAAGGCTAGAGCGGCGGTAGCGAAGGGCGGTTCGACCGACAAGGGTTTGAACGATTTGATAGAGGATATATACGTCTGGTACGACGACAACAAGAAGTCCGCCGCCGGGAAGGCGGTCGACATTTAG